The sequence below is a genomic window from Babesia bigemina genome assembly Bbig001, chromosome : II.
GGTACACACAGTAGACATGCATCCAAATGTGTATTCCGGGCTCATGTTGACAGGAGGTACGGCGTGATTACTAATAGTATAATGATTTGCAGCTGCCAAAAAAGGATGCGCCGTTACTACAGTGTGGATGGAGGGCGAGCCGGAATGTGCCAAAAAAACTGAGACGAGTCTCACGGCACCGACGTGAACATCTGGAATGAAATCGAAATATCGCACACACCATGGCGAAACAACGCGAAACGCTTTGCACGGAGCTGCGAGAAATACAGCTCCAGGAGGATGACGCGGTAGAACAGTTCAATGACCGCATCAATGAGATCATCGCACAGTACAGCGATACGTTAAACGAGCTCGCGGACAAGAGAGTCAAATTGCTCACGGACCCTACTGTGGTAGATACGCTGGCGAAGAAGCGAATGTCGGAAGTAGAGCGATGCTACAGCGAACTCTCACTGACCGAAATATCTGGCGTGAACAGGCCAGTGGACGAAAGGTACCAGGCGCATGGCACCACGGCGTGGCCTATGTTCTGGCTACACGCGCTTATGGGATGCTACGTTACCAAAAAGCGGGTGTCGTGCCTTGACAAACGCCTGCTGGGATACCTTCGCGACATCAGGTGTCGAACGGTACAAGTACCGAATCCGGGCGATACATTCGATGTCGAGTTCCATTTCGCGGAGAACCCGTTCTTCTCAAACGCGACGCTTAAAAGGCGGTTCAACGCTAACGGCTATTTCGACGAGACGCATTCCTCCTCCGTTGCATGGAAGGACAACGCGGTAGGCGCACAGTCACGATGCCGAAATATACAGACATACAGGAGAAAATAGCCGAGGAGCTGCCGTCATTTAACTCTGATGACGATTACGAAGACATTAGCGACGACGGACTGGCACGCGTCAGCTTCGTCGACTTCTTCCAGCCCTACGGCGTGAGTTGACGCAACAGATTATGGCAAACGACATGCAGTATGACCCAGATGATCTGCTTGTGGCGATGGCAATCAAAGACCGAATATGTCGCGACCCTCTCAAGTACGTCCTGCGCTTCGAAAGCGCAAGGCGGGGCGACGACGTGGAGTACACGGACGACGAGGGTGCGAGTGTTGCTGCCGAGACGAACTACGACTCTGCCGGAGGACGGTACCCGTTCTCGTGGTTATTCTGACAAAGTAACACTAATGTAGCATACTAAAATCACAGTTGGGATTGACGCACTACGCGCCGTAGAAGCGCCACACGCGCATGTAGCCGTCCTTGCCGCCGGTAACCAACAGGCTGCCCTTTTCGCGCAACGAGTCGATCACGTTCTTCTCCAGATCACGCACCAGACGTCCATCCTTCAAAAGCGACGGGTTGGAGAATGCGAGCGCCGTCAGGGGGCCGCTGTGAGCGCCGGGCACCGTTGACGAGGAGCGGTTGTTGGACAGAGACCAGCAAAATATGGTTCCAGAGCTGCTGCCGCACAGCACGAATTCCTCACATGGGTCAAGGGCGCAGTGGATGCGGTAATTGTCGCAAGTGTGCCCTCGGTAGCGTGCGAGCACATCGCCGTGCTCGACGAGGGCCACCGTGTCGTCCAGCACCGATGCGATATAACAGTCTTCCACCGCAGTAGACACGCAGACGCTATGGGCACATGCACAATGAGATATAAAAGGAAACCCACTTCACTACGGGCTTCTGGAAGTAATCAGTCTTCAACAAGCCTTTTCGCAGGTCGTACGATCGCACTGCGCCGTCAACTGAAGAGGCAACCACCACGCAGTCCCGCTCGCAAACGCTCGAAATGCCGTCCTTGGCGTCGTTGAAAGTCGATACGGCGCCGCGGCTGCGGTGGTCCCAAAAGCGGACGTTTCgatcgtcgctgccggtgCAGATGAGGCTTCCGCTGGCCACATAGTTGCAGCAAGCGACGCTGCCTATGGAAAGTGCAGAAAGGACGCAATCAACTGACCTCCATGGTTGAATTTCCGAATAACCTTCCCTTCAGCAGTGTCCCAGTAGAATCCCGAATGCTCGGCTCCTGCAGAGACGAAATGGGCGCTGTCGGCGCTCAAGCAGACATCGTTCACGTGATAGTTATGCGGTCCTGCACTCAGTTAGTTACAGGCAGGGGGCACATACCGAAAAAGCGCTTAATGTGAAGCTGCCGAGCAGGATTCCAAAGACGCACGCTGCGGTCGTTGCCGGCAGTGAGGCAGTAGATTCCAGTAGAATCAAATTCAATGGCATTTATGCAACCTGCAACGTGATGTATACGCCAAAATGCCGACGAAGTGCCACGTTAGCTTAAGAATCCAGATGCCGTCGAATACGACTTATAAATGAAAATGAGCGAGGCTTTAAAACGCAAAGGTAGTGCAACACAAGGCAACATATCTATCATTTAATAATAATAGACTTTAATAGGCCTATAGACACGTTGTTTTCTATCATAATACACGACGTTGATGGCCGCTACTGCAAGAGCAGAGCGCCCATCCTTACACATCCGCCAAATTTCGTTTGTAGCGCGCTACACCTCATCGACAAATGATGTAGCGTACGCGCGGACGGTGCCGAAAGGACAAATACCTACCCGAGTGCTCCCGAGACTCGCCAACCAGCTCCAAACGATGCATGGCACCGATTACTATAAATTCATGCCAATTGGGCGTGTTGTTGAACGCTCTAGCTGCTGATGGGCAGCTTGGAAACGTCTGCGATGACTTTCATGAAGCTATGTAGGGCCTGGGTCAGGTCGCTGTCAGCACTCTCGCGTGCGCACGATTCCACGGCCAACCCGTTGCTCAGAGCGGCGATCTCGTCCAGCACGGAGGACTTTATCATCTTCTCGCGCTCCTCGTTCTGCTGCTTGATCTTATCAAACTCGGACTTCAGCTGATGGTACTGGTTCTCAGTGTTCTGCATTTCCTTCCCGAACGCGCTCTCACTCTGAAGCTCAACGTCCGAAATGCGCTTCAGGATGTGCTCCTCGCGCTCCTGGCGCGATAGCCGCTCGCTCTCGAACAGTTTCTGCGTACAGTGTTATCCCCAAAGCAGAGACGTTTCCATTGCATCAAGGGAATGCGGCAGGAACGCGAAAATACAGTACACACCGACGCAACACCTACCTGTACCGTGGCCAAATTCTTCTCCAGAGCAACACAGTTGTTCTCCAGGTTGTCTTGCAGTAGCTTCTCGTTGTCCTCACACCGGGCACTGATTGCGTCGATGCGCTCAGAAAGCGAGCTCACCACGCCTTCCAGCTGATCCAGCTTGTCATTGAAAAAAGTCTCCACCTTAGTTTGCACGGCGCCAATTTGGCTCTCGAATATCTGAAAATGTGTCAAACGTTACAAACCGTGATCACGGGAATAGAACGGGGAATGCAGTCCCGACTAAAAAAATTGAATTCGACCAGTCACCATAATGTGTATCTATTGATATGCCATAACTAACGTTACAGATAACGCAAATGCATTAGATTCAAAAAACACGATGTGGAACTTACGCCGTGTAGAGCCTTAATCGTCTCCATGCGGCGTTTGGACTCCTGAGAAATGGCTTCGTCCAGCTTGTTCAGCATCTCGC
It includes:
- a CDS encoding sf-assemblin/beta giardin family protein, putative, producing MSDSDLLISHSSHGSLPDSAYAGMGDLGEVGRTTVLRNTSKYNPTITMSTGDTVLDSNHVFRQSSHPVGSDGFSGRELFLVHDVLPETEANDRRFQGGTKSKLMILSEKLQGFERQMEFHAKQRRMHEEQRFLNISEMLNKLDEAISQESKRRMETIKALHGIFESQIGAVQTKVETFFNDKLDQLEGVVSSLSERIDAISARCEDNEKLLQDNLENNCVALEKNLATVQKLFESERLSRQEREEHILKRISDVELQSESAFGKEMQNTENQYHQLKSEFDKIKQQNEEREKMIKSSVLDEIAALSNGLAVESCARESADSDLTQALHSFMKVIADVSKLPISS
- a CDS encoding WD domain, G-beta repeat containing protein, putative, whose product is MIDMLPCVALPLRCINAIEFDSTGIYCLTAGNDRSVRLWNPARQLHIKRFFGPHNYHVNDVCLSADSAHFVSAGAEHSGFYWDTAEGKVIRKFNHGGSVACCNYVASGSLICTGSDDRNVRFWDHRSRGAVSTFNDAKDGISSVCERDCVVVASSVDGAVRSYDLRKGLLKTDYFQKPVVNVCVSTAVEDCYIASVLDDTVALVEHGDVLARYRGHTCDNYRIHCALDPCEEFVLCGSSSGTIFCWSLSNNRSSSTVPGAHSGPLTALAFSNPSLLKDGRLVRDLEKNVIDSLREKGSLLVTGGKDGYMRVWRFYGA